A single Marinitoga aeolica DNA region contains:
- a CDS encoding HD domain-containing phosphohydrolase: MKKFIIILIIIIIPIFSLSITIGLYKAPPIVIDENTGFLNEILNFIAKKNNIPLNFVIDSQVNLIEKLKKGQIDAVAPLGYTDKRALNFYFNKEPVFFEWAVVYTRYNLHLNSLLDLKGLKIGVMKTDIFYEGNNGIKDILNSFKIKAKFIEFNSYSNIFESLNQKKIDAGVVPRFFGLDQEKNYKVNKTSIIFKPIGGFIMYRKDSNLKNIFDIFDKYIINLKENNNSFYYKTFDKYFEPVIREKIPLWLKISTIFGIISASGIIILFYFYSKLLKKKVYKRTESLKNALSELETKITELNNSKKLIEEIVNLSPNPIYIKNIEQKIIFANNALASLLGIKKDDLIGKNLLEIFDNSNKKLLEDSIIEDIEIISDEKKGYVDNFKLLLNDKVLYFKDYKTSITLNNNEKGLLVLWVDITEIIKYQKELEQKNKELLDANKKLEEIINLIYNLEEKNIDIEMYFDYLLKNALKIVKKADYGSISIGKENKWQFLSAVGHNINILKSLPLEKKYMVQTQEKIQIFKNDELKKFNENNFEKNLLKEFFKAVKSTKETMLATAYINKNIILNFSLDIAENSPESFNNEDKKIFQSFINLAKSVLSKKLNVDKVKNAYLNFANKLALIAEAHDDITGQHIYRVGELASFVAKKLNIPDEKILEIREFAPLHDIGKIFVPLEILNKKTRLTDEEFEIMKKHTIYAEKLLGDDPYFETALKIALYHHEKYNGGGYPFNLKGDQIPIEAQIVSLVDVYDALRSNRPYKKAFSHEKTLKIILNGDDRTSPENFNPKLLEILKMYSTDIKDIYNTFSD, encoded by the coding sequence ATGAAAAAATTTATTATTATCTTAATTATTATAATAATTCCTATATTTTCTCTTTCAATAACAATAGGCTTATATAAAGCCCCTCCTATTGTTATTGATGAAAATACTGGTTTTTTAAATGAAATACTGAATTTTATTGCAAAAAAGAATAATATACCTTTAAATTTTGTTATTGATTCACAAGTAAATTTGATTGAAAAACTAAAAAAAGGGCAAATTGATGCTGTTGCACCACTTGGTTATACAGATAAAAGAGCACTAAATTTTTATTTTAACAAAGAACCTGTATTTTTCGAGTGGGCTGTTGTTTATACAAGATACAATTTACATCTTAATTCATTACTTGATTTAAAAGGTTTAAAAATTGGTGTTATGAAAACAGATATTTTTTACGAAGGAAACAATGGAATAAAAGATATTTTAAATAGCTTTAAAATTAAAGCGAAGTTTATTGAGTTTAACTCATATAGTAATATTTTTGAAAGCTTAAACCAAAAGAAAATTGATGCCGGAGTTGTACCAAGATTTTTTGGTCTCGATCAAGAAAAAAATTATAAAGTAAATAAAACCTCTATTATTTTTAAACCCATTGGTGGATTTATTATGTATAGAAAAGATAGCAACTTAAAAAATATTTTCGATATTTTCGATAAATATATTATAAATTTAAAAGAAAATAATAACTCTTTTTATTATAAAACATTTGATAAATATTTTGAACCTGTTATACGTGAAAAAATTCCACTCTGGTTAAAAATTAGTACAATATTTGGAATTATCAGTGCTTCTGGAATCATTATACTATTTTATTTTTATTCAAAATTATTAAAAAAGAAAGTTTACAAAAGAACAGAAAGCCTTAAAAATGCTCTTTCAGAATTAGAAACAAAAATAACAGAACTAAATAACTCAAAAAAACTTATAGAAGAAATTGTTAATCTTTCTCCAAATCCTATATATATAAAAAATATAGAACAAAAAATTATTTTCGCTAATAATGCTTTAGCTTCCCTTCTTGGAATAAAAAAAGATGATTTAATTGGAAAAAATCTATTAGAAATATTCGATAATAGTAATAAAAAATTATTGGAAGATTCTATCATCGAAGATATTGAAATAATTTCTGATGAAAAAAAAGGCTATGTTGATAATTTTAAATTGCTTCTCAATGATAAAGTTTTATATTTCAAAGATTATAAAACCTCAATCACTCTTAATAACAACGAAAAGGGTTTGTTGGTTCTATGGGTTGATATTACTGAAATTATAAAATATCAAAAAGAACTGGAACAAAAAAATAAGGAGTTACTTGATGCAAATAAAAAATTAGAAGAAATTATTAATCTTATTTATAACCTGGAAGAAAAAAACATAGATATAGAAATGTATTTTGATTATTTACTTAAAAATGCATTAAAAATTGTCAAAAAAGCTGACTATGGAAGTATTTCTATCGGGAAAGAAAACAAATGGCAATTTTTGTCAGCCGTCGGACATAATATTAACATCTTGAAATCTTTGCCATTAGAAAAAAAGTATATGGTTCAAACGCAAGAAAAAATACAAATTTTCAAAAATGATGAATTAAAAAAATTTAATGAAAATAATTTTGAAAAAAATTTGTTAAAAGAATTCTTTAAAGCTGTTAAAAGCACTAAAGAAACAATGCTTGCAACAGCATATATAAACAAAAATATAATTTTGAATTTTTCTCTTGATATTGCAGAAAATAGTCCCGAAAGTTTTAATAATGAAGATAAAAAAATATTTCAATCTTTCATTAATCTGGCAAAATCTGTTCTTTCTAAAAAATTAAACGTTGATAAGGTTAAAAATGCCTATTTAAATTTCGCAAACAAATTAGCTTTAATAGCTGAAGCACATGATGATATCACTGGACAACATATATATAGAGTTGGAGAGTTAGCTTCATTTGTTGCAAAAAAATTAAATATACCTGATGAAAAAATTTTAGAAATCCGCGAATTTGCTCCTTTACATGATATAGGAAAAATTTTTGTACCTCTAGAAATTCTAAATAAAAAAACACGATTAACAGATGAAGAATTTGAAATAATGAAAAAGCATACTATTTATGCAGAAAAACTCCTGGGTGACGATCCATATTTTGAAACAGCTTTAAAAATTGCTTTGTATCATCATGAAAAATATAATGGTGGAGGATATCCTTTTAATTTAAAAGGTGATCAAATACCTATAGAAGCACAAATAGTTTCACTTGTTGATGTGTATGATGCATTACGTTCAAACAGACCTTACAAAAAAGCTTTTTCTCATGAAAAAACTTTAAAAATAATCCTAAATGGTGATGATAGAACTTCACCAGAAAACTTTAACCCTAAATTATTAGAAATATTAAAAATGTATTCCACTGATATTAAAGATATTTACAATACTTTCTCTGATTAA